One Brevibacterium spongiae DNA segment encodes these proteins:
- a CDS encoding DUF6230 family protein, with the protein MKFRNPSLIRRLCSSHAGRIAMVAIPTGVVSAMLMGGVAQGAVPVSFAISGTQFKITSSQLEGTGFSQYSGVAKDADGGKHAVVTANIKDATLENLCQSAVQETPLGKVGILIKAGGKGTPASAKDLQIGMTGLEGDAEFKNIRIGVDASDVNTKAKGSKGDFSQDADTVSIKDLKQDSWSTTASVFTLKDMSLKLTDGSETCG; encoded by the coding sequence ATGAAGTTCCGCAATCCCAGCCTGATTCGCAGGCTCTGTTCATCACACGCCGGCCGCATCGCGATGGTCGCGATTCCCACCGGCGTCGTTTCAGCCATGCTCATGGGCGGGGTGGCCCAGGGAGCGGTCCCGGTCTCGTTCGCCATTTCCGGCACCCAGTTCAAGATCACCTCGTCGCAGCTCGAGGGAACCGGGTTCTCGCAGTACAGCGGAGTCGCCAAGGACGCTGACGGCGGCAAGCACGCCGTCGTCACCGCGAACATCAAGGACGCGACCCTGGAGAACCTCTGCCAGTCGGCTGTCCAGGAGACGCCTCTGGGCAAGGTCGGCATCCTCATCAAGGCCGGCGGCAAGGGAACCCCCGCCTCGGCGAAGGATCTGCAGATCGGCATGACCGGGCTTGAGGGCGATGCAGAATTCAAGAACATCCGCATCGGCGTCGACGCCTCCGACGTCAATACGAAGGCCAAGGGAAGCAAGGGCGACTTCTCCCAGGACGCCGACACCGTCTCGATCAAGGACCTCAAGCAGGACTCCTGGTCGACCACGGCTTCGGTCTTCACCCTCAAGGACATGTCGCTGAAGCTCACCGACGGATCTGAGACGTGCGGCTGA
- a CDS encoding diaminopropionate ammonia-lyase, translating to MSGEKRLWLRETPDDGTPDPQPLEPKLREPQPREPQAFHRTIPGYRVTDLIELPALAAELGVASVRVKDESDRFGLPAFKALGASWAVDRAISARLGLAPAGTFTELCERTRGLDLRLVTASDGNHGRALARIAALLGVRARVVVPAGLPRSTLDAIRGEGAEVIDSGLVYDRAVELAANGCGDNDLLVQDTAWPGYEDVPGWIVEGYSTLFAEVEQQLGRSASLMLVPTGVGSLLQSAVEQQRRHGAEARVLAVEPVTAACVCASLRAGEPVSVDTSQPTVMAGLNCGTVSSLAWPVLESGLDAAVTVTDAEALAAMDELHGQGIDVGPCGAASLAGLRAALTELGGAGEAGGAGALGLDADSHIVLLSTESAAANEVSARERPVRAECPDPTTGRTAGSS from the coding sequence ATGAGCGGCGAGAAGCGCCTCTGGCTGCGCGAGACCCCGGACGACGGGACCCCGGACCCACAGCCCCTCGAACCGAAGCTCCGCGAGCCGCAACCCCGCGAACCGCAAGCTTTCCATCGCACGATCCCGGGCTACCGGGTCACTGACCTCATCGAATTGCCCGCGCTCGCCGCGGAGCTCGGGGTCGCCTCGGTGCGGGTGAAAGACGAATCGGATCGATTCGGCCTGCCCGCGTTCAAGGCCCTCGGCGCCTCATGGGCGGTCGACCGTGCGATCAGCGCGCGTCTGGGACTCGCACCTGCGGGCACCTTCACCGAACTGTGCGAACGCACCCGGGGACTCGACCTCCGCCTGGTGACCGCCTCCGACGGCAATCACGGGCGCGCGCTCGCCCGGATCGCGGCCCTCCTCGGCGTTCGGGCACGGGTCGTCGTGCCCGCCGGACTGCCGAGAAGCACGCTCGACGCGATCCGCGGTGAGGGGGCAGAGGTCATCGACAGCGGACTCGTCTACGATCGGGCGGTCGAACTTGCGGCGAACGGCTGCGGAGACAACGACCTGCTCGTCCAGGACACGGCCTGGCCGGGTTATGAGGACGTGCCCGGGTGGATCGTCGAGGGATACTCGACCCTGTTCGCCGAGGTGGAGCAGCAGCTCGGTCGCAGTGCTTCCCTCATGCTCGTGCCCACCGGGGTCGGCTCCCTGCTGCAGTCCGCCGTCGAGCAGCAGCGGCGGCACGGAGCGGAGGCCCGGGTGCTCGCCGTCGAACCCGTGACGGCAGCGTGCGTGTGCGCATCTCTGCGTGCCGGTGAGCCGGTCAGCGTCGACACCTCACAGCCGACTGTCATGGCCGGACTCAACTGCGGAACGGTCTCGAGCCTCGCTTGGCCGGTCCTCGAATCCGGGCTCGACGCTGCGGTGACGGTCACCGACGCCGAGGCGCTGGCGGCGATGGACGAACTCCACGGCCAGGGCATCGACGTCGGTCCCTGCGGAGCCGCCTCGTTGGCGGGCCTGCGCGCAGCCCTGACCGAGCTCGGCGGTGCGGGCGAGGCCGGCGGTGCGGGCGCACTCGGCCTCGACGCGGATTCGCACATCGTCCTGCTCAGCACGGAATCGGCCGCGGCGAACGAGGTCAGCGCACGGGAGCGTCCGGTCCGAGCGGAATGCCCAGACCCCACCACAGGAAGAACAGCAGGCTCCAGCTGA
- a CDS encoding DUF6114 domain-containing protein, protein MKDSAANGQPTPEREAAEQEATVQKTSLLALSRRSRRADEQSHHLESGVETAEFAVATPEAGDAERSEEAEMTEGAEKRRGFKHWRRQRPFIGGVLAILGGIELFFSGQLDLGNMQIQFGIEGLQATVIPIVIVVLALLSIFRPTHHVFYGIIGLVLAVYSLIGVNLGGFIIGMLLSTIGAILVIAWMGPRGPKESEAAEGETA, encoded by the coding sequence ATGAAGGACTCAGCAGCAAACGGGCAGCCGACCCCTGAACGGGAGGCCGCCGAACAGGAGGCCACCGTGCAGAAGACGAGCCTGCTTGCGCTGTCCCGGCGGAGTCGACGCGCCGATGAGCAGAGTCACCACCTCGAATCCGGCGTCGAGACGGCAGAATTCGCCGTCGCGACGCCGGAGGCGGGGGATGCCGAGCGCAGCGAGGAGGCCGAGATGACCGAAGGCGCCGAGAAACGTCGAGGGTTCAAGCATTGGCGTCGGCAGCGCCCCTTCATCGGGGGTGTGCTCGCCATTCTCGGCGGAATCGAACTGTTCTTCTCCGGTCAGCTGGACCTGGGCAACATGCAGATTCAGTTCGGCATCGAGGGACTGCAGGCGACTGTCATTCCGATCGTCATCGTCGTGCTCGCCCTGCTGTCGATCTTCCGGCCCACGCACCATGTCTTCTACGGGATCATCGGCCTCGTCCTCGCAGTCTATTCACTCATCGGAGTGAACCTCGGCGGGTTCATCATCGGCATGCTGCTGTCCACCATCGGGGCGATCCTCGTGATCGCCTGGATGGGACCGCGCGGACCGAAGGAATCCGAAGCCGCTGAGGGGGAGACTGCATGA
- a CDS encoding M20 family metallo-hydrolase, with product MTSTTAADTRIDGDRLWADLMELAAIGAYDDEATGLVGVNRQSLTDADRAGRELLISWMEELDLEVTIDEMGTIFGRLEGEEPELAPVLIGSHIDTVATAGAFDGCLGVLGGLAVLRSFAEAGLRPRRSIAVAAWTEEEGVRFGTDMLGSAVAAGRLSLDHAYSLNDAAGLRLGDELERIGFKGQRPVRLAPPHAYLECHIEQGPVLAQEDRPIGIVTGVQSISWQKVTLHGRAAHAGTTPTELRIDAGLAAAQIIVEVRRMVDSGDYGRLRATVGSIETSPGLPSVVPDRAEITVDLRNPVDEDMARAEADLAEFLEHLPDTQPGLRVETAQMARTKAVPFAEDVQDVLETAAKERGYDSMRLMSGAGHDAQEIAAIAPAAMVFVRGQYQGISHNPREYSTPEDCLAGVEVLASAVKELSA from the coding sequence ATGACCTCCACCACCGCAGCAGACACACGCATCGACGGAGACCGTCTGTGGGCCGACCTCATGGAACTCGCAGCGATCGGCGCCTATGACGACGAGGCCACCGGCCTCGTCGGAGTCAACCGGCAGTCGCTGACCGATGCGGATCGTGCGGGGCGCGAGCTGCTGATCTCCTGGATGGAAGAGCTCGACCTCGAGGTCACCATCGATGAGATGGGCACGATCTTCGGCCGCCTGGAAGGGGAGGAACCCGAGCTGGCCCCGGTGCTCATCGGCTCACACATCGACACTGTGGCCACCGCGGGCGCGTTCGACGGCTGCCTCGGCGTGCTCGGCGGACTGGCGGTTCTCCGCTCCTTCGCCGAGGCGGGGCTGCGTCCGCGTCGTTCCATCGCCGTCGCCGCGTGGACCGAGGAAGAGGGAGTGCGCTTCGGCACCGATATGCTCGGATCCGCCGTCGCGGCCGGCAGGCTGAGCCTCGACCACGCCTACTCACTCAACGATGCCGCAGGTCTCAGACTCGGTGACGAACTGGAGCGCATCGGCTTCAAGGGTCAGCGGCCCGTCCGCCTCGCACCGCCACATGCCTACCTCGAATGCCATATCGAACAGGGACCGGTGCTGGCCCAGGAGGACCGCCCCATCGGCATCGTCACCGGAGTCCAGTCGATCTCCTGGCAGAAGGTGACCCTCCACGGGCGCGCCGCACACGCAGGAACCACCCCGACCGAGCTGCGCATCGACGCCGGATTGGCAGCCGCGCAGATCATCGTCGAGGTCAGACGCATGGTCGACTCCGGAGACTACGGGCGGCTGCGCGCGACGGTCGGGAGCATCGAGACCTCACCGGGGCTGCCGAGCGTCGTGCCCGATCGGGCCGAGATCACCGTCGACCTGCGCAACCCCGTCGATGAGGACATGGCCCGCGCCGAGGCGGATCTTGCCGAATTCCTCGAACATCTTCCCGACACCCAGCCAGGTCTGCGAGTCGAAACGGCACAGATGGCCCGGACGAAGGCAGTGCCCTTCGCCGAGGATGTCCAGGACGTACTCGAGACCGCGGCGAAGGAACGCGGATACGATTCGATGCGGCTGATGTCGGGGGCCGGTCACGACGCTCAGGAGATCGCGGCGATCGCCCCTGCCGCCATGGTCTTCGTGCGCGGCCAATACCAGGGGATCAGCCATAATCCCAGAGAGTACTCGACGCCCGAGGACTGCCTAGCCGGAGTCGAAGTCCTCGCCTCAGCGGTGAAGGAGCTGAGCGCATGA
- a CDS encoding creatininase family protein, protein MTRPAITEIRPHIRDYAELTSLEVELAKDRGSLLVLPVGACEQHGDGLPLGTDNIRADHVAHAVVEQLAGGAQGQAGRAFVLPSIDYGVSPHHRFLPGTINIGPQLFIDLITSIAHQLADAGFAKLLVITGHGGNLASLGVAQQSLLETHPDFVFAYAPVSALAPESTAALPRTEVSGHCGESETSQMLAIDAHLVDTDHLSPGATRLDDLDPRARLSRTKSPSTAVTFDRYADNGVLGDPRTATAAAGEGILGEVISVLVSYCQELQKL, encoded by the coding sequence ATGACCCGTCCCGCGATCACGGAGATCCGTCCGCATATCCGCGACTACGCCGAACTCACCTCACTCGAAGTCGAGCTCGCGAAAGACCGCGGCAGCCTGCTCGTCCTGCCCGTCGGCGCCTGTGAACAGCACGGTGACGGACTGCCGCTGGGCACCGACAACATCCGCGCCGACCACGTCGCCCACGCTGTCGTCGAGCAACTCGCCGGCGGCGCCCAAGGACAGGCCGGCCGCGCCTTCGTCCTGCCGAGCATCGACTACGGAGTCTCCCCACACCACCGGTTCCTGCCCGGCACGATCAACATCGGACCCCAGCTGTTCATCGACCTCATCACCTCGATCGCGCATCAGCTCGCCGACGCGGGATTCGCCAAGCTCCTCGTCATCACCGGGCACGGCGGCAATCTTGCCTCTCTCGGAGTCGCTCAGCAGTCACTGCTCGAGACTCACCCTGACTTCGTCTTCGCCTATGCTCCGGTCTCGGCACTGGCCCCCGAATCGACCGCGGCGCTGCCCCGCACCGAGGTCAGCGGCCACTGCGGAGAGTCCGAGACTTCCCAGATGCTCGCCATCGACGCGCATCTCGTCGACACCGACCATCTCAGCCCCGGCGCCACCCGGCTCGACGATCTCGATCCGCGCGCCCGTCTGTCACGGACGAAATCACCGTCGACCGCGGTGACGTTCGACCGCTACGCAGACAATGGGGTCCTCGGCGATCCGCGGACCGCCACTGCCGCGGCTGGGGAGGGCATCCTCGGCGAGGTCATCTCCGTTCTCGTCTCCTACTGTCAGGAGCTGCAGAAACTGTGA
- a CDS encoding type 1 glutamine amidotransferase: MSTVRILVIEHERGTGPERFGRWLEESGAEVVVTRPYLGEVIPAEALTAEALPARALNRDPNAPAAGSAGSFDALIVLGGAAGPLEDADNPWFPKVRDLLRASIDGEFPSLNICLGGEMLAVAGDAPITRRAHPQIGIYELETTSAGEADPVFGSLSDRALPSVLFHQEEMALPAGAELLITGSDAPVQAFRLGEFAWGTQFHPETDAAQVTRWLGGNDLALPAGKTEESIIAEVEDADEELQNAGRALAGAFVEFLVRRSSQSVRA; encoded by the coding sequence ATGAGCACTGTGCGTATCCTCGTCATCGAACACGAACGCGGCACCGGACCCGAGCGCTTCGGGCGGTGGTTGGAAGAATCCGGCGCCGAGGTGGTGGTGACCCGCCCGTACCTCGGCGAGGTCATCCCCGCCGAGGCGCTCACTGCCGAGGCGCTCCCCGCCAGGGCACTCAACCGCGATCCGAATGCTCCCGCGGCCGGTTCGGCCGGTTCCTTTGATGCCCTCATCGTCCTCGGTGGGGCCGCCGGCCCCCTCGAAGACGCCGACAATCCCTGGTTCCCCAAGGTCAGGGACCTGCTTCGGGCCTCGATCGACGGTGAGTTCCCGAGTCTGAACATCTGCCTCGGCGGAGAGATGCTCGCCGTCGCGGGCGACGCCCCCATCACTCGGCGGGCGCACCCGCAGATCGGGATCTACGAGCTTGAGACCACCTCGGCGGGGGAGGCGGATCCGGTGTTCGGGTCACTGTCGGATCGAGCGCTGCCGTCGGTGCTCTTCCACCAGGAGGAGATGGCGCTGCCCGCAGGTGCCGAACTCCTGATCACGGGCTCGGACGCTCCCGTCCAGGCCTTCCGCCTCGGCGAATTCGCGTGGGGGACGCAGTTCCATCCCGAGACCGACGCTGCGCAGGTCACACGCTGGCTGGGAGGCAACGACCTCGCACTGCCGGCAGGCAAGACCGAGGAGTCGATCATCGCGGAGGTCGAGGACGCCGACGAGGAACTCCAAAATGCCGGTCGGGCTCTGGCCGGCGCGTTCGTCGAATTCCTGGTTCGGCGCAGTTCTCAATCGGTTAGGGCCTAG
- a CDS encoding AbgT family transporter — translation MKPTTTTATAQTTEQEKLPLVIRALNVIEVVGNKLPNPFWLFWILAAILAVCSLILSFAGAGVEDPGTGEWTPVNNLLSGSGIAMAVSTALDAYETFPPLITIMVVIMGVALAERTGLLSTAMKVSIARVPAGLIVFTVAFMGTVSHVASAAAYVILVPLGGMVFKAVGRSPVLGVIVAYTSIASGYDASPIPTPNDAIFAGITTAAANIIDPDYIVTPIGNWYFNIASSILLAIVITIVTELVLTKRDNLEADEDAEHEDLVITDKERSALKWSMFAVIAAVIAIVVLVVPDGAPLRGDGPIGESPFLTGIAFLIALLFGIGGIVYGFREGTIETWSDVPKLMGQGLASISGVLVLFFAIAQFLEYFEWTNIGMLVSVSVSELFTGLGLPTWVVFILVLLVLSIVNVLITSGSAMWAIMAPVIVPLLMLLEVPPETSQALFRIADSGSTSITPMSPYFILALGFMQKYQKSAGIGTLASHTLPLAICMTISWSLLFFLWWGLGIPLGPDAPVR, via the coding sequence ATGAAACCGACCACGACCACCGCCACCGCGCAGACGACCGAGCAGGAGAAGCTGCCGCTCGTCATCCGCGCCCTCAACGTCATCGAAGTCGTCGGCAACAAGCTGCCGAACCCCTTCTGGCTGTTCTGGATCCTCGCGGCGATCCTCGCCGTGTGCAGCCTCATCCTCTCCTTCGCCGGCGCAGGAGTCGAAGATCCCGGCACCGGGGAATGGACCCCGGTGAACAATCTGCTCAGCGGCAGCGGCATCGCCATGGCCGTGAGCACCGCACTCGACGCGTACGAGACCTTCCCGCCGCTGATCACGATCATGGTCGTCATCATGGGTGTTGCCCTGGCCGAACGCACGGGCCTGCTGTCGACGGCGATGAAGGTCTCGATCGCCCGCGTCCCGGCCGGACTCATCGTGTTCACTGTCGCGTTCATGGGCACGGTCTCACACGTCGCCTCGGCGGCGGCCTATGTCATCCTCGTCCCCCTCGGCGGCATGGTGTTCAAGGCCGTTGGCCGCTCCCCCGTCCTCGGCGTCATCGTCGCCTACACCTCGATCGCCTCCGGCTACGATGCGAGCCCCATCCCGACGCCCAATGACGCGATCTTCGCGGGCATCACGACAGCCGCGGCGAACATCATCGACCCCGACTACATCGTCACCCCGATCGGCAACTGGTACTTCAACATCGCCAGCTCGATCCTGCTCGCGATCGTCATCACCATCGTCACCGAACTCGTGCTCACGAAGCGCGACAACCTCGAGGCCGACGAGGATGCCGAGCACGAGGACCTCGTCATCACCGACAAGGAACGCTCGGCTCTCAAGTGGTCCATGTTCGCCGTCATCGCTGCGGTCATCGCCATTGTCGTCCTCGTCGTCCCCGACGGTGCTCCCCTGCGCGGCGACGGACCCATCGGCGAGTCCCCCTTCCTCACCGGCATCGCCTTCCTCATCGCTCTGCTCTTCGGCATCGGCGGCATCGTCTACGGCTTCCGCGAGGGCACGATCGAAACCTGGTCCGATGTTCCGAAGCTCATGGGTCAGGGCCTGGCATCGATCTCCGGCGTCCTCGTCCTCTTCTTCGCCATCGCGCAGTTCCTCGAGTACTTCGAGTGGACGAACATCGGCATGCTCGTCTCGGTCTCCGTGTCCGAGCTCTTCACCGGCCTTGGACTGCCGACCTGGGTGGTGTTCATCCTCGTCCTGCTCGTGCTCTCGATCGTCAACGTGCTCATCACCTCCGGTTCGGCGATGTGGGCGATCATGGCCCCGGTCATCGTCCCGCTGCTCATGCTCCTCGAGGTGCCGCCGGAGACTTCGCAGGCGCTCTTCCGGATCGCTGACTCCGGATCGACCTCGATCACTCCGATGAGTCCCTATTTCATCCTCGCGCTCGGCTTCATGCAGAAATACCAGAAGAGCGCCGGCATCGGCACTCTCGCTTCGCACACCCTGCCGCTGGCGATCTGCATGACGATCAGCTGGAGCCTGCTGTTCTTCCTGTGGTGGGGTCTGGGCATTCCGCTCGGACCGGACGCTCCCGTGCGCTGA
- a CDS encoding 8-oxoguanine deaminase, with amino-acid sequence MTNSTTADITADTTGGEHANDHRPGDPRARLWLRDPLAVHLGAGVDPDQAARGIVIDRSTGTIVELVPAGGELRGFLGEVIDASGHVITPGLINTHHHFYQTLTRAWAPVADLPLFGWLQNLYPVWARLTPRALELATTVAMAELLESGCTTAADHHYLFPTGMDEAIDVQVDVVRKLGMRAMLTRGSMSLGEKDGGLPPQETVQDAEVILADSRRLVETYHERGEGAQIQIAFAPCSPFSVTTELMRESATLATELDVRLHTHLAETIDEEDFCRETFGMRTVDYLESVGWLGDRAWLAHGVHFDDEEIARLGAAGASVAHCPTSNMRLASGIARAVELEDAGVNVGLGVDGSASNDASNLIREVRQALYIQRLRYGTEAVTCDRVLDWATKGSAAALGRGDIGTIAVGKRADLAMFRLDGLAFSGSHDPIPALVLCGAEKADRVMVDGQWRVIDGHAIGADGIELDKEALIAAHQEEARRLVAG; translated from the coding sequence ATGACAAACAGCACGACGGCCGACATCACAGCCGATACGACAGGCGGCGAGCACGCGAACGACCACCGACCCGGCGACCCGAGAGCCCGGCTGTGGCTGCGCGATCCCTTGGCCGTCCACCTCGGTGCCGGCGTCGATCCCGATCAGGCAGCCCGCGGAATCGTCATCGACCGGTCCACGGGAACCATCGTCGAGCTCGTTCCCGCAGGTGGCGAACTGAGGGGCTTCCTCGGCGAAGTCATCGATGCCTCCGGCCACGTCATCACGCCCGGGCTCATCAACACCCACCACCACTTCTACCAAACACTGACCCGCGCTTGGGCGCCCGTGGCGGATCTGCCGCTGTTCGGGTGGCTGCAGAACCTCTATCCGGTGTGGGCGAGACTGACTCCGCGCGCCCTCGAACTCGCCACGACCGTGGCCATGGCCGAACTGCTCGAATCCGGGTGCACCACCGCCGCCGACCACCACTACCTCTTCCCGACCGGCATGGACGAAGCCATCGACGTCCAAGTCGACGTCGTCCGCAAACTCGGCATGCGCGCCATGCTCACCCGCGGGTCGATGTCACTGGGAGAGAAGGACGGCGGCCTGCCGCCGCAGGAGACCGTCCAAGACGCCGAGGTGATCCTCGCCGACTCCCGTCGCCTCGTGGAGACGTACCACGAACGCGGCGAGGGGGCGCAGATCCAGATCGCCTTCGCTCCCTGCTCCCCGTTCTCGGTGACCACCGAACTCATGCGCGAGTCCGCGACGCTCGCCACCGAGCTCGACGTCCGCCTCCACACCCACCTGGCGGAGACCATCGACGAAGAGGACTTCTGCCGCGAGACCTTCGGCATGCGCACCGTCGACTACCTCGAATCCGTCGGCTGGCTCGGCGACCGGGCGTGGCTGGCCCACGGAGTCCACTTCGATGACGAGGAGATCGCCCGCCTCGGTGCCGCCGGCGCCTCAGTCGCGCACTGCCCGACCTCGAACATGCGTCTGGCCTCGGGCATCGCCCGCGCCGTCGAACTCGAGGACGCCGGAGTCAACGTCGGCCTCGGCGTCGACGGATCGGCCTCGAACGACGCCTCGAACCTCATCCGCGAGGTCCGTCAGGCCCTCTACATCCAACGACTGCGCTACGGCACCGAGGCGGTCACCTGCGACCGCGTCCTCGACTGGGCAACGAAGGGCTCGGCGGCCGCACTCGGCCGGGGAGACATCGGCACCATCGCGGTGGGCAAGCGAGCCGATCTGGCGATGTTCCGCCTCGACGGGCTCGCGTTCTCCGGCTCCCACGACCCGATCCCCGCGCTCGTCCTCTGCGGCGCGGAGAAGGCCGACCGGGTCATGGTCGACGGGCAGTGGCGGGTCATCGACGGTCACGCGATCGGCGCGGATGGGATCGAACTCGACAAGGAGGCCCTCATCGCCGCCCATCAGGAGGAGGCGCGCCGCCTCGTTGCGGGATGA
- a CDS encoding MerR family transcriptional regulator: MKIGEFARLGQVSVRMLRHYESLGLLIPNSVDRFTGHRSYTVGQLLRLNRIMALNALGISLRKVSELLDAQLSTSALSDMLNLRRHQLRAEQTAAAAKLAEVEFRLTLIERTTMDHPDCIIKDLPAERVLGRALVLGEPPFDTTEIGPLFGEVATTLAEAGTRHGVGVGLYTDTGHGTEVTCGYRVDTGQEISNLHFTELPSAEAATLIHEGSMSHIGASWQHLSEWCLTQGYSLSGPCREVYLETDADADGSDGSGWVVELQQPIAR; this comes from the coding sequence ATGAAGATCGGTGAGTTCGCACGGCTCGGACAGGTGTCGGTGCGCATGCTCCGGCACTACGAGTCGCTCGGTCTGCTGATTCCGAACTCGGTCGACAGGTTCACCGGCCACAGAAGCTACACTGTCGGCCAGTTGCTACGGCTCAACAGGATCATGGCGCTCAATGCTTTGGGGATCTCGCTGCGGAAGGTCAGCGAACTGCTCGACGCGCAGCTCAGCACCTCCGCGCTGTCCGACATGCTCAACCTGCGTCGTCACCAGCTGCGCGCCGAACAGACGGCCGCAGCAGCAAAGTTGGCCGAAGTCGAATTTCGGCTGACGCTGATCGAAAGGACGACCATGGATCACCCAGACTGCATCATCAAGGACCTGCCCGCCGAGCGAGTTCTCGGCCGCGCCCTGGTCCTCGGGGAACCGCCGTTCGACACCACTGAGATCGGTCCGCTGTTCGGTGAGGTCGCAACCACTCTCGCCGAGGCAGGTACTCGACACGGAGTGGGCGTCGGCCTCTACACCGACACCGGACACGGCACCGAGGTCACCTGCGGGTATCGAGTCGACACCGGCCAGGAGATCTCCAACCTGCATTTCACCGAGCTGCCCTCTGCTGAAGCCGCGACTCTCATCCATGAAGGATCGATGAGTCACATCGGTGCCAGCTGGCAGCATCTGAGCGAGTGGTGCCTCACCCAGGGCTATTCGCTGTCCGGACCGTGCCGGGAGGTCTACCTCGAAACTGACGCAGACGCCGACGGTTCCGACGGCTCGGGCTGGGTGGTCGAACTTCAGCAGCCCATCGCGAGGTGA
- a CDS encoding DUF2871 domain-containing protein encodes MKKIFNAAFTYMIIGVLAGLFYREFTKANDFPEGQFTQLGVVHTHVLTLGFIVLLIVLALDKVFGLSGTKLFTWFFWLYNVGVVLTAGMMVWHGSLTVLGEESNAMIAGIAGLGHIALSVSLVLFFLSLRGKIVAGKATTNSAGAASIEN; translated from the coding sequence ATGAAGAAGATATTCAACGCAGCTTTCACGTACATGATCATCGGTGTCCTCGCCGGACTGTTCTATCGCGAGTTCACCAAGGCCAACGACTTCCCGGAGGGGCAGTTCACCCAGCTCGGCGTGGTCCACACCCACGTGCTCACACTCGGATTCATCGTCCTGCTCATCGTCCTCGCCCTCGATAAGGTGTTCGGACTGTCCGGGACGAAGCTCTTCACCTGGTTCTTCTGGCTCTACAACGTCGGCGTCGTGCTCACCGCGGGCATGATGGTCTGGCACGGATCGCTCACCGTCCTCGGCGAGGAGTCCAACGCCATGATCGCCGGCATCGCCGGACTCGGCCACATCGCGCTGTCCGTCAGCCTCGTCCTGTTCTTCCTCTCCCTGCGGGGCAAGATCGTGGCCGGCAAGGCGACCACCAACAGCGCCGGAGCAGCCTCGATCGAGAACTGA
- a CDS encoding LysR family transcriptional regulator, which yields MYSLRRLRLLREVAARGSLAAAAAALGQDPSSVSHQLKILETEVGAALLERVGRGVRLTEEAQILVTRTEAVLRELEAAEAEIAEVRHRVGGTVRIAAFQTALHTIVPGTLARLARDHPELTVITTHIRTEDAVPALLARDFDLVLQEDYPSRPARRDDGVETEVLGDDELCLITPAEPASSESAAGGPGASGPGLAECAHHAWAMEPADTRAGHWSRAECRRAGFEPEVRTDSSDNVLLVRLVSLGLASALVPRMSLRAAASTGIDSARITMSDLPEPASRRISTAIRRGSARTPRIIALRSALAEEFARL from the coding sequence ATGTACAGTCTCAGGCGGCTCCGCCTGCTCCGGGAGGTCGCAGCGCGCGGCAGCCTTGCGGCCGCTGCCGCTGCCCTGGGTCAGGATCCGTCTTCGGTCTCGCACCAGCTCAAGATCCTCGAGACCGAGGTCGGAGCTGCGCTGCTCGAGCGGGTGGGTCGCGGGGTCCGCCTGACCGAGGAAGCGCAGATCCTCGTCACCCGCACCGAGGCCGTGCTGCGTGAACTCGAAGCCGCAGAGGCGGAGATCGCCGAGGTCAGACATCGCGTGGGCGGCACCGTGCGCATCGCCGCCTTCCAGACGGCTCTGCACACGATCGTGCCCGGCACGCTCGCCCGACTGGCCAGGGACCATCCGGAACTCACGGTCATCACGACGCATATCCGCACCGAGGATGCGGTCCCGGCGCTGCTCGCCCGGGATTTCGACCTCGTCCTCCAGGAGGACTACCCGTCCCGACCGGCTCGCCGTGACGACGGGGTCGAGACGGAGGTGCTCGGCGACGACGAACTCTGCCTCATCACCCCCGCAGAACCCGCGAGCTCCGAATCCGCAGCCGGCGGCCCCGGAGCCTCGGGACCGGGCCTGGCCGAATGCGCCCATCACGCCTGGGCAATGGAGCCGGCAGACACCCGGGCCGGGCACTGGTCACGCGCCGAATGCCGGCGAGCGGGGTTCGAACCCGAGGTGCGCACGGACTCCTCCGATAACGTCCTGCTCGTCCGGCTCGTCTCCCTCGGACTTGCGTCGGCCCTCGTCCCCCGCATGTCACTGCGGGCAGCCGCGAGCACCGGCATCGATTCCGCAAGGATCACGATGAGCGACCTGCCGGAACCTGCGAGCCGGCGCATCTCGACGGCGATCCGCCGCGGCAGCGCCCGAACTCCGCGGATCATCGCCCTGCGCTCCGCCCTGGCCGAGGAGTTCGCCCGCCTCTGA